The following proteins are encoded in a genomic region of Corylus avellana chromosome ca4, CavTom2PMs-1.0:
- the LOC132179405 gene encoding 2-oxoglutarate-dependent dioxygenase 19-like — protein sequence MISIKALAESPGLTSIPPTYTFTRSPNDEPVSDDPEDSIPIIDFSLLTSGTPDQRSKSIHQLGKACQDWGFFMVINHGVPESLMKAMSDACGEFFNLTEEEKREYGGKHVLDSIRCGTSFNASVDKVLFWRDFLKIFVHPQFHSPSKPAAFREILLEYSKRSRELAMELLKGISMSLGLGDTYIQNALNLELGLQLLAANLYPPCPEPELAMGMPPHSDHGLLTLLIQNGISGLQVQHQSKWVNVNSIPNAFVVNVGDHMEITSNGKYKSVVHRALVNEKATRISIATVIGPPLDTVVGPAPKLVHRETNAPAYTGIKYKEYMQLQQSNQLDGKSCLDHVRILPA from the exons ATGATAAGCATCAAAGCACTGGCTGAATCACCTGGTCTCACCTCCATCCCTCCCACGTACACCTTCACCCGGAGCCCCAATGATGAACCAGTTTCAGATGACCCAGAGGACTCAATCCCCATTATTGACTTCTCTCTCCTCACCTCCGGTACACCTGATCAACGATCCAAATCCATCCATCAACTTGGCAAAGCATGCCAAGACTGGGGCTTCTTCATG GTGATAAATCACGGTGTGCCGGAGAGCCTGATGAAGGCGATGAGCGACGCGTGTGGAGAATTTTTCAATCTGACGGAGGAGGAGAAGCGAGAGTATGGAGGGAAGCATGTGTTGGACTCAATCAGGTGCGGCACCAGCTTTAATGCTTCCGTGGATAAAGTGTTGTTTTGGAGAGATTTTCTGAAGATCTTCGTGCATCCCCAATTTCATTCACCTTCCAAGCCAGCTGCCTTCAG AGAGATTTTGTTGGAGTACAGCAAAAGAAGCAGAGAATTAGCCATGGAGTTGCTGAAAGGAATATCAATGAGTTTGGGATTAGGAGACACCTACATACAAAATGCCTTGAATTTGGAATTGGGTTTGCAACTCCTGGCTGCAAACTTATATCCGCCTTGTCCGGAGCCGGAACTAGCAATGGGGATGCCACCGCATTCAGATCACGGCCTGTTGACCCTCCTCATACAAAATGGGATCTCCGGGCTTCAGGTGCAGCATCAAAGCAAGTGGGTCAATGTCAATTCCATTCCAAATGCATTCGTGGTGAACGTTGGCGATCACATGGAG ATAACGAGTAACGGGAAGTACAAGAGTGTTGTACATCGGGCACTTGTGAACGAAAAAGCTACAAGAATATCGATAGCCACAGTTATTGGGCCGCCACTAGACACGGTCGTCGGCCCAGCACCAAAGTTGGTCCACCGTGAAACCAATGCACCTGCATACACTGGAATAAAGTATAAGGAATACATGCAACTGCAGCAAAGCAACCAGCTTGATGGCAAATCCTGCTTGGATCATGTTCGAATCTTGCCTGCCTAA